Proteins from a single region of Pseudomonas sp. 10S4:
- a CDS encoding molybdopterin-dependent oxidoreductase gives MKKRIQGLDESSILTDARKILAPQIEDRSRRSFLMRSLTLGGVAMLSGCNITDNDSVETALSSMSRFNDRVQGWLFNPNAMAPTYAESMITRPFPFNAFYGIDEAPTVEEESYRLEVTGMVADKRSWKLEELRAMAQTDQITRHICVEGWSAIGRWGGVRFSDFLKRVGADTDAKYVGFKCADDYYTSIDMATALHAQTLLTLTYDGAVLPREYGFPMKLRMPTKLGYKNPKHIQAIFVTNTYPGGYWEDQGYNWFGGS, from the coding sequence ATGAAAAAGCGCATCCAGGGGCTCGATGAATCGTCCATCCTGACCGACGCCCGGAAAATCCTGGCCCCGCAAATCGAAGATCGCTCACGGCGCTCGTTCCTGATGCGCAGCCTGACCCTTGGCGGTGTGGCGATGTTGTCGGGCTGCAACATCACCGACAACGACAGCGTCGAAACCGCGCTGTCCTCGATGTCCCGCTTCAACGACCGGGTGCAGGGCTGGCTGTTCAACCCCAACGCCATGGCGCCGACCTATGCCGAGTCGATGATCACCCGGCCGTTTCCCTTCAATGCCTTCTACGGCATCGACGAGGCACCGACGGTCGAGGAAGAAAGCTATCGGCTGGAAGTCACCGGCATGGTCGCCGACAAGCGCAGCTGGAAGCTTGAGGAGCTGCGTGCCATGGCCCAGACCGATCAGATCACCCGGCACATCTGCGTCGAAGGCTGGAGCGCGATTGGTCGCTGGGGCGGCGTGCGCTTCAGCGACTTCCTCAAGCGTGTTGGCGCTGACACCGACGCCAAGTACGTGGGCTTCAAATGCGCGGACGACTACTACACCAGCATCGACATGGCCACCGCGCTGCATGCGCAAACCCTGCTGACGCTGACCTACGACGGCGCCGTGTTACCACGCGAATACGGCTTCCCGATGAAGCTGCGGATGCCGACCAAGCTCGGCTACAAGAACCCCAAACACATCCAGGCGATTTTCGTCACCAACACCTACCCCGGTGGCTACTGGGAAGACCAGGGCTACAACTGGTTCGGTGGCAGCTGA
- a CDS encoding polyamine ABC transporter substrate-binding protein, translated as MSRHRTYFNLGLGACLSTWMALAAADQPTVHIYNWFDYIGPTTLKDFQRDTGIKPVYDTFDSGEVLEAKLMTGHSGYDVVVASNFILPALIKAGALQKLDRSQLTNLQHIDPVLLEKLRANDPDNQYAVPYLWGTDGIGYNVDKVRAALGDQAPVNSWDLLFKEENLAKLSQCGVGILDAPAEIIPIALHYLGLPPNSSNPADYKKAEALLLKLRPYITYFNSSKIQTDLANGDICVALTWSGTVFGAKQAANEAAKGVNIEYSIPVEGAPLWSDNLVMVNDASNPKQGLAFINYLLLPEVIAPATNLALTANANKDATVLLSDQVHEFSNIYPSAEVIAKAFTLQPQPHEIERVRTRSWSNIKNGN; from the coding sequence ATGAGTCGTCACCGCACGTATTTCAATCTGGGACTGGGTGCCTGTCTGTCGACCTGGATGGCGCTCGCAGCGGCGGATCAGCCCACCGTGCACATCTACAACTGGTTCGACTACATCGGCCCGACCACGCTGAAAGATTTCCAGCGCGACACCGGGATCAAACCCGTCTATGACACCTTCGACAGTGGCGAAGTACTGGAAGCCAAGCTGATGACTGGCCATAGCGGTTATGACGTGGTGGTGGCCAGTAACTTCATTCTGCCGGCCCTCATCAAGGCCGGAGCCTTGCAGAAACTGGACCGTAGCCAACTGACCAATCTGCAACACATTGACCCGGTGTTGCTGGAAAAGCTGCGCGCGAACGACCCGGACAACCAATACGCCGTTCCTTACCTGTGGGGCACCGACGGCATTGGCTATAACGTTGACAAGGTCCGCGCAGCCCTCGGAGATCAAGCGCCGGTGAACTCCTGGGATCTGTTGTTCAAAGAAGAAAACCTGGCCAAGCTCAGCCAGTGTGGCGTGGGGATTTTGGACGCTCCCGCCGAGATCATCCCGATCGCCCTGCACTATCTCGGCCTGCCGCCCAACAGTAGTAACCCCGCGGACTACAAAAAAGCGGAAGCACTGCTGCTCAAGTTGCGCCCGTACATCACCTATTTCAATTCGTCGAAGATCCAGACCGACCTGGCTAACGGCGATATCTGCGTCGCCTTGACGTGGTCCGGCACCGTGTTCGGTGCCAAGCAAGCCGCCAATGAAGCCGCGAAGGGGGTGAACATTGAATACAGCATTCCGGTCGAAGGTGCGCCGCTGTGGTCCGATAACCTGGTCATGGTCAACGACGCCAGCAATCCAAAACAGGGGCTGGCCTTTATCAACTACCTGCTGCTCCCCGAAGTGATCGCGCCCGCCACCAACCTGGCGCTCACCGCCAATGCCAACAAAGACGCGACCGTGTTGCTCTCGGACCAGGTGCACGAGTTCAGCAACATCTACCCCTCAGCCGAGGTGATCGCCAAGGCATTCACCCTGCAACCCCAGCCCCATGAGATAGAACGTGTCCGCACGCGCTCCTGGAGCAACATTAAGAACGGCAACTGA
- a CDS encoding LysR family transcriptional regulator, whose translation MDSLSGITAFIQVAETRSFTEAGRLLEISSSAVGKSVARMEERLGVRLFHRSTRSVTLTTEGELFLDRCKRILSEVEAAQMELLELSATPRGKVRISVPLQNVLIMPVLAGFIRAYPDIELDVDMSDRMVDVIEEGFDAVIRTGAPQDSRLMARKLGGYQLQLVASPEYLARHGNPTHPDELINHVCLLHKFPATGMIERWPLRIGETHIEPNLAKSMTCTTMDPLTYLAIDGVGIACLPDFSIRQPLADGRLKVVLEDYTDHTGNLWMLWPASKQTAPRLRVLIDFFKDNILKV comes from the coding sequence ATGGACAGCCTCAGCGGTATCACGGCCTTCATTCAGGTGGCCGAAACCCGCAGCTTCACCGAAGCCGGGCGCTTGCTGGAAATCTCCTCCTCGGCGGTCGGCAAAAGTGTGGCGCGCATGGAAGAACGCCTGGGCGTCCGGCTGTTCCATCGCAGCACCCGCAGCGTCACGCTGACCACCGAAGGTGAGCTGTTCCTGGACCGTTGCAAGCGCATCCTCAGTGAAGTGGAAGCCGCGCAAATGGAGCTGCTGGAGTTGTCCGCCACGCCTCGGGGCAAAGTGCGCATCAGCGTGCCGTTGCAGAACGTGCTGATCATGCCGGTGCTGGCCGGGTTCATCCGCGCCTACCCGGACATCGAGCTGGACGTGGACATGTCCGACCGCATGGTCGATGTGATTGAGGAAGGTTTCGACGCGGTGATCCGCACTGGCGCGCCGCAAGACTCGCGGCTGATGGCGCGCAAACTCGGTGGTTATCAGCTGCAACTGGTGGCGTCGCCGGAGTACCTGGCGCGCCACGGTAACCCGACGCACCCGGACGAGCTGATCAACCACGTCTGTCTGCTGCACAAGTTTCCGGCGACGGGGATGATCGAACGCTGGCCGCTGAGGATTGGCGAGACGCACATCGAGCCGAATCTGGCGAAGTCCATGACCTGCACCACGATGGATCCGCTGACGTACCTGGCGATTGACGGGGTGGGGATTGCCTGCCTGCCGGATTTTTCAATTCGCCAGCCATTGGCTGACGGCAGACTGAAGGTTGTGCTCGAGGATTACACCGACCACACCGGCAACCTGTGGATGCTCTGGCCCGCGTCAAAGCAGACTGCACCGAGGCTGCGGGTGTTGATCGATTTCTTCAAGGACAACATTCTCAAGGTCTGA
- a CDS encoding pentapeptide MXKDX repeat protein, translating to MKKLATAVLSMCLAMGVASVYAADTTSNDSMSKDSMSKDAMSKDTMKKDTMKKDSMAKDTMKKDSMSKDAMSKDAMKKDAMSKDNMSKDAMSKDAMSQ from the coding sequence ATGAAGAAGTTAGCCACCGCCGTTCTGTCCATGTGCCTGGCCATGGGCGTCGCCAGCGTGTACGCCGCCGACACCACGAGCAACGACAGCATGAGCAAAGACTCGATGTCCAAAGACGCCATGTCCAAAGACACCATGAAGAAAGACACGATGAAAAAGGACTCCATGGCCAAGGACACCATGAAAAAAGACAGCATGTCCAAGGACGCCATGAGCAAAGACGCCATGAAGAAAGACGCGATGTCCAAGGACAACATGAGCAAAGACGCAATGTCCAAAGACGCCATGTCGCAGTAA
- the fae gene encoding formaldehyde-activating enzyme, with protein sequence MKELDLYIGEGFEGPGVNAAHINILIGPRNGPAGQAFANSLASPSQGHCPFMVIAQPNIPVKPMTLYVNKAAISSDLHGNATWGASQAGIAKAVLEALLDGTLPPEAEDEWAIVTANWVNPACDDLDAVYLNNYNACRTAIRAALTGKPETAQLADVVDHISNPFYTPKA encoded by the coding sequence ATGAAAGAACTCGACCTGTACATCGGTGAAGGTTTCGAAGGCCCTGGCGTGAACGCCGCGCACATCAACATTCTGATCGGGCCGCGCAACGGTCCGGCGGGGCAGGCGTTTGCCAACAGCCTGGCGTCGCCAAGCCAGGGACATTGCCCGTTCATGGTGATCGCCCAGCCGAACATCCCGGTCAAGCCGATGACCCTTTACGTCAACAAAGCCGCGATCAGCAGCGACCTGCACGGCAACGCCACGTGGGGCGCTTCCCAGGCCGGGATCGCCAAGGCTGTTTTGGAAGCACTGCTGGACGGCACCTTGCCGCCGGAAGCCGAAGACGAGTGGGCCATCGTCACCGCCAACTGGGTCAACCCGGCCTGCGATGACCTCGATGCGGTGTACCTGAACAACTACAACGCCTGCCGCACCGCGATTCGCGCCGCCCTGACCGGCAAGCCGGAAACCGCGCAACTGGCGGACGTGGTCGATCACATCAGCAACCCTTTCTACACGCCAAAAGCCTGA
- a CDS encoding cytochrome b/b6 domain-containing protein: protein MSQLTASPKASHPRWLRLTHWLNALAVVVMIASGWRIYNASPLYDFSFPASLTLGGWLGGALQWHFAAMWFLAVNGLIYLIINIASGRLFRKFLPVSPKGVLHDLGDALRGRLGHADLSHYNQVQRFAYLFVMLDITMMVVSGLVLWKSVQFPLLRGLLGGYEGARQVHFIAMSLLVAFIVVHLVMVLLVPKTLWYMIVGRKESV, encoded by the coding sequence ATGTCGCAGCTAACTGCTTCACCCAAGGCCAGCCATCCACGCTGGCTGCGACTGACCCATTGGCTCAACGCCCTGGCGGTCGTGGTCATGATCGCCAGCGGTTGGCGCATCTATAACGCCTCGCCGCTCTACGATTTCAGCTTCCCGGCATCGCTCACCCTCGGCGGCTGGCTCGGCGGCGCCCTGCAATGGCACTTCGCGGCGATGTGGTTCCTCGCCGTCAACGGCCTCATCTACCTGATCATCAACATCGCCAGTGGTCGTCTATTTAGAAAGTTTCTCCCGGTCTCCCCAAAAGGCGTGCTGCATGACCTCGGGGATGCGCTGAGAGGGCGGTTGGGGCACGCCGACCTGAGCCATTACAACCAGGTCCAGCGGTTTGCCTACCTGTTCGTCATGCTCGACATCACGATGATGGTGGTCTCCGGGCTGGTGCTCTGGAAGTCGGTGCAGTTCCCGCTGTTGCGTGGATTGCTGGGCGGTTACGAAGGGGCGCGGCAGGTGCACTTCATCGCCATGTCGCTGCTGGTGGCCTTCATCGTGGTGCATCTGGTGATGGTGCTGCTGGTGCCAAAAACGTTGTGGTACATGATCGTTGGCCGGAAGGAGTCCGTATGA
- a CDS encoding TetR/AcrR family transcriptional regulator, translating to MSTTETNEQDSTPQPRRRLSREDRQRQLLDVAWQMVREEGTDALTLGRLAELAGVTKPVVYDHFTTRSGLLAALYQDFDTRQTALMDAALLTCEPTLTSTANVIASSYVACVLLQGNEIPGVIAALASTPELEKIKREYEAIFLNKCHNALLPFAGTGAIKPASLRAMLGAAEALSNAAANGELSAEQAQDELFETIKGMVERSSRSS from the coding sequence ATGTCAACCACCGAAACAAACGAGCAGGATTCCACGCCTCAACCCCGTCGTCGCTTGTCACGAGAGGACCGCCAGCGCCAGTTGCTGGACGTCGCCTGGCAAATGGTTCGGGAGGAAGGGACGGATGCGTTGACCCTCGGCCGCCTCGCCGAATTGGCGGGCGTGACCAAACCGGTGGTCTACGATCACTTCACCACCCGCTCGGGTTTACTGGCGGCGCTGTATCAGGATTTCGACACCCGACAGACCGCGCTCATGGACGCGGCGCTGCTGACGTGCGAGCCGACGCTGACCAGCACGGCCAACGTTATCGCTTCGTCGTATGTGGCGTGCGTGCTACTGCAGGGCAACGAAATCCCCGGCGTGATTGCAGCGCTGGCCAGTACACCGGAACTGGAGAAGATCAAGCGTGAGTACGAAGCGATCTTCCTGAACAAGTGCCACAACGCCCTGCTCCCTTTCGCTGGAACGGGTGCTATCAAACCCGCGAGTTTGCGGGCGATGCTTGGTGCCGCCGAGGCTTTGTCGAATGCCGCTGCGAATGGAGAGCTCAGCGCAGAGCAGGCACAGGACGAACTGTTCGAAACGATAAAAGGGATGGTTGAAAGATCCTCCCGCAGTAGCTGA
- a CDS encoding aldo/keto reductase produces MQYIRLGNSGLQVSRLCLGTMNMGTPDWKPWIFDEKQSEPIVAHALDNGVNFIDLADFYSAGVGEEVVGRIVKRLARREDLVITTKVGYGTRNGINASGHSRKHIMDSIDASLKRLNMDYVDVFMLHYFDVNTPVEETMSAMNDIVRSGKARYIGVSTMLTGQLAKILMACERNGWVKPINMQLQLNCAYREEEREMIPFCRDQGLGVSVFSPLARGLLTGDVQSTRNQTDFFTQQMYSDEASFEIAHSVQRVARARGVSNAQIAQAWVANHPGVDCMLVGADTTAQFDSALAALETRFDAEELHELERNYTPCDVINDYTAGKRILRSARPGLERFNLTEAVA; encoded by the coding sequence ATGCAATACATTCGTTTGGGCAACTCCGGCCTGCAAGTCTCCCGCCTGTGCCTGGGCACCATGAACATGGGCACCCCGGACTGGAAACCATGGATTTTCGATGAAAAGCAAAGCGAGCCGATCGTGGCTCACGCCCTGGACAACGGGGTGAATTTCATTGACCTGGCGGACTTCTATTCCGCCGGCGTCGGCGAGGAAGTGGTTGGGCGCATCGTCAAGCGCCTGGCCCGTCGCGAAGACCTGGTGATCACCACCAAGGTCGGCTACGGCACCCGCAACGGCATCAACGCCAGCGGCCATTCGCGCAAGCACATCATGGACAGCATCGACGCCTCGCTGAAGCGTCTGAACATGGATTATGTCGATGTGTTCATGCTGCATTACTTCGACGTGAACACCCCGGTTGAAGAAACCATGAGCGCGATGAACGACATCGTGCGTTCCGGCAAGGCCCGTTACATCGGCGTGTCGACCATGCTAACCGGGCAACTGGCGAAGATCCTCATGGCCTGCGAGCGCAATGGCTGGGTCAAGCCGATCAACATGCAGCTGCAACTGAACTGCGCGTACCGCGAAGAAGAGCGCGAGATGATCCCGTTCTGCCGCGATCAAGGCCTCGGCGTCTCGGTGTTCAGTCCATTGGCTCGCGGTTTGTTGACCGGCGACGTGCAGTCGACGCGCAACCAGACCGATTTCTTCACGCAGCAGATGTACAGCGACGAAGCCTCGTTTGAAATCGCTCATTCGGTTCAGCGCGTGGCCCGTGCCCGTGGTGTGTCGAACGCGCAGATCGCCCAGGCCTGGGTCGCCAACCATCCGGGCGTCGATTGCATGCTGGTCGGCGCCGACACCACCGCACAGTTCGACAGTGCCCTGGCGGCGCTGGAAACCAGGTTCGATGCCGAAGAACTGCATGAGCTGGAACGCAACTACACGCCGTGCGACGTGATCAACGATTACACCGCCGGTAAACGCATCCTGCGCTCGGCCCGTCCGGGTCTGGAACGCTTCAATCTGACCGAGGCTGTGGCATGA
- a CDS encoding NAD(P)H-dependent oxidoreductase, with amino-acid sequence MHALIVVAHHDPRSLTHSLAAQIAQGALQSDADNTYEIADISAQGFDPRFRAADLAVHHRKAGFPADVAAEQARIDRADALVLVYPVYWWSMPALLKGWIDRVFANGWAFDFSSDAKLVKKLGHLRVHLVGVGGADAGTYARHGYADAMKTQIDHGIFNYCGARVVTSELLLDSEIQAPQIHLRAARDLGRNLFKSCEVTEAV; translated from the coding sequence ATGCACGCACTTATCGTTGTGGCTCATCACGATCCTAGGTCGCTCACCCATAGTCTGGCGGCACAGATTGCGCAGGGAGCTTTGCAGAGCGATGCCGACAACACCTATGAAATCGCCGATATTTCGGCTCAAGGCTTCGATCCCAGGTTCCGCGCGGCGGATCTGGCGGTTCATCACCGAAAAGCCGGGTTCCCTGCCGACGTCGCGGCTGAGCAGGCACGGATTGACCGCGCCGATGCGTTGGTGCTGGTCTATCCGGTTTACTGGTGGTCAATGCCGGCGTTGCTCAAGGGCTGGATTGATCGGGTGTTCGCCAATGGTTGGGCGTTCGATTTCAGTTCAGATGCCAAACTGGTGAAAAAGCTTGGCCACCTGCGGGTTCACTTGGTTGGTGTTGGCGGCGCTGATGCCGGAACCTACGCCCGGCATGGTTACGCCGACGCGATGAAGACCCAGATCGATCATGGGATTTTCAATTATTGCGGCGCGCGCGTGGTGACGTCCGAATTGTTGTTGGACTCGGAAATTCAGGCGCCGCAGATTCACTTGAGGGCCGCGCGGGACTTGGGTCGCAACCTCTTCAAATCATGTGAAGTGACCGAGGCGGTGTGA
- a CDS encoding alkene reductase, translated as MNHPALLSTINIGPHSLSHRVVMAPLTRMRSEPGDVPGALMAEYYSQRATDGGLIISEATVVSTTGNGYLGSPGLYNDAQIPGWKAITEAVHAKGGRIFLQLFHAGRQSHSDMQPNGAQPVGPSAVEYDGVAYTANGWVPSTPHRTLSETEVEALVEDFRSAAQRGLAAGFDGVEIHGANGYLIDQFLQDGSNRRTDAYGGSIAKRSRFLLDITRAVISVWGSERVAVRLGPSGTFGDMKDSDPEALFVYVAEQLAPLKLAYLHLIEPRVLGNSIDESKDQNPVAAQLIRRHYDGLIMAAGGFTAESAEKILQAGDADLVAFGRDFIANPDLPERIRHDRPLNAYDRDTFYGGSEVGFTDYPFYQQSA; from the coding sequence ATGAATCACCCAGCCCTGCTTTCCACGATCAATATCGGCCCACACTCCCTGTCCCACCGCGTGGTCATGGCGCCGCTGACGCGCATGCGTTCCGAGCCCGGCGATGTGCCCGGTGCGTTGATGGCCGAGTACTACTCGCAGCGGGCCACCGACGGCGGCTTGATCATTTCCGAAGCCACCGTCGTGTCCACCACCGGCAACGGCTACCTCGGTTCGCCGGGCTTGTACAACGACGCGCAAATCCCTGGCTGGAAAGCCATCACCGAGGCAGTGCACGCCAAGGGCGGACGGATCTTTTTGCAGCTGTTCCATGCCGGCCGACAGTCCCACAGCGACATGCAACCCAACGGTGCTCAGCCAGTCGGGCCCTCGGCGGTCGAGTACGACGGGGTCGCCTACACCGCCAATGGTTGGGTGCCGAGCACGCCGCACCGTACCCTCAGCGAAACGGAAGTCGAAGCACTGGTCGAAGATTTTCGCAGCGCCGCGCAACGGGGCTTGGCCGCCGGGTTTGACGGTGTGGAAATCCATGGCGCCAACGGTTACCTGATCGACCAGTTCTTGCAGGACGGCAGCAACCGTCGCACCGACGCCTATGGCGGCAGCATCGCCAAGCGTTCGCGGTTTCTGCTGGACATCACCCGCGCCGTGATTTCGGTCTGGGGCAGTGAACGCGTAGCGGTGCGCCTGGGGCCGAGCGGTACATTCGGCGATATGAAGGACAGCGATCCTGAAGCGCTGTTCGTCTACGTCGCCGAGCAACTGGCGCCGTTGAAACTGGCCTATTTGCACTTGATCGAACCGCGTGTGCTGGGCAATTCGATTGATGAGAGCAAGGACCAGAACCCGGTGGCGGCGCAGTTGATTCGTCGTCACTACGACGGTTTGATCATGGCTGCCGGGGGCTTTACGGCTGAGTCTGCCGAGAAGATTTTGCAGGCGGGTGATGCGGACTTGGTGGCATTTGGTCGCGACTTTATTGCCAACCCGGATTTGCCGGAACGTATTCGGCATGATCGGCCGTTGAATGCTTATGACCGGGATACGTTTTATGGTGGTAGCGAGGTTGGGTTTACGGATTATCCGTTTTATCAACAAAGTGCCTGA
- a CDS encoding GNAT family N-acetyltransferase, producing the protein MPQISHFKTPCPEHINSQILQLVVDNLTEISAVALPPSNLLYNVYQYAIGYEVHLYLEALNGLKGMAVELIVATDVDDPEKVIGFALYLPVKDDPEACGVAYMAVDSGHRRQGVARAMLREMVGRYPHAELTCSVGKVPYFEALGFQVVGVRATQVLMNTRDHGTDGLMAVLDTAPIYSSLEVRQIHTYLLQKHGKRPMTDAEKQRDRHLDQLTRKANEFVRGRLGDDAVPAMAPRLRLV; encoded by the coding sequence ATGCCCCAGATCAGCCATTTCAAAACCCCATGCCCCGAGCACATCAACAGCCAGATCCTGCAACTGGTCGTCGACAACCTGACCGAGATCAGCGCGGTGGCCTTGCCGCCGAGCAACCTGTTGTACAACGTGTACCAGTATGCGATCGGCTATGAGGTTCACCTCTATCTGGAAGCGTTGAACGGGCTCAAGGGGATGGCGGTTGAGTTGATCGTGGCCACGGATGTCGACGACCCCGAGAAGGTCATCGGCTTTGCGCTGTACCTGCCGGTCAAGGACGATCCCGAGGCGTGCGGTGTGGCTTATATGGCCGTGGATTCCGGCCATCGGCGCCAGGGAGTAGCCCGGGCGATGCTGCGCGAGATGGTCGGTCGCTACCCTCACGCCGAGCTGACTTGCAGCGTCGGCAAGGTGCCGTACTTTGAAGCGCTGGGCTTTCAAGTGGTGGGTGTCCGCGCGACTCAGGTGCTGATGAACACCCGTGATCACGGCACCGACGGCTTGATGGCGGTGCTGGACACGGCACCGATCTACAGCTCGCTGGAAGTGCGGCAGATTCATACGTACCTGCTGCAAAAGCACGGTAAGCGGCCGATGACCGATGCCGAGAAACAGCGGGATCGGCATCTGGATCAACTGACACGCAAGGCCAATGAATTTGTGCGGGGGCGGTTGGGTGATGATGCCGTTCCGGCGATGGCGCCCAGATTGCGGTTGGTCTAA
- a CDS encoding helix-turn-helix transcriptional regulator, producing the protein MEALLKELPVHQGLARVFGALGHDGFWRALVDTLRLLVPLDNALVAVMRAGRVPQLLIDFDSRASAHEEEELADYSAGMYLLDPFYQAACAGITDGLHSLDSVAPDQFQQSEYYLSYFCSVVGGDELQFMINVDGAVLGLSLGRSTRFTLEEQGRLLCVRDWVLAAMSRHLQLVPPEGPTAVAGDLATLLDRFGARLTAREVETARLILQGFSSKAIAQQLNISPETVKVHRRNLYHKLNVSGHGELFALVLQPK; encoded by the coding sequence GTGGAGGCGTTGCTGAAGGAGTTGCCGGTGCACCAAGGGCTGGCCCGGGTGTTTGGCGCGCTGGGCCACGACGGTTTCTGGCGGGCGCTGGTGGATACCTTGCGGTTGCTGGTGCCCCTGGATAACGCCTTGGTCGCGGTGATGCGGGCGGGTCGGGTGCCGCAGTTGCTAATCGATTTCGACTCCCGCGCCAGCGCGCACGAGGAGGAAGAGTTGGCCGATTACAGCGCCGGCATGTACCTGCTCGATCCCTTCTATCAGGCAGCTTGTGCCGGAATAACTGACGGTTTGCACAGCCTCGATTCCGTGGCCCCGGACCAGTTTCAACAGAGCGAGTATTACCTGAGCTACTTCTGCTCAGTGGTGGGTGGTGATGAGCTGCAGTTCATGATCAATGTGGACGGTGCTGTACTCGGTTTATCGCTGGGCCGCTCGACGCGTTTCACCCTCGAGGAACAGGGGCGCCTGCTGTGTGTCCGCGACTGGGTGCTGGCGGCGATGAGCCGACACCTGCAACTCGTGCCGCCGGAGGGGCCGACGGCGGTGGCCGGGGATCTGGCGACCTTGCTGGATCGCTTCGGCGCGCGTTTGACCGCGCGGGAAGTCGAGACCGCCCGGCTGATTCTTCAAGGCTTCTCCAGCAAAGCCATCGCCCAGCAACTGAACATCTCCCCGGAAACGGTGAAAGTGCATCGGCGCAACCTTTACCACAAGCTCAACGTCAGCGGTCATGGCGAGTTATTTGCGCTGGTGTTGCAGCCGAAATAA
- a CDS encoding class I SAM-dependent methyltransferase encodes MNPDALATLHTHLLTALASAPAETRRLFHGRGRCWPGLEQLTVDWLQGVVLVSLFKEPEPLQLEDLKRLLLEITQSAEWQQSGAHTLLLQHRYLLQSTTEWLLGDALEEMTITEGGLHYRVDLGRKQNAGLFLDMRYGRDWVRANAEGKRVLNLFAYTCGFSVTAIEGGAAHVVNLDMSSSALSRGRDNHRLNGHDLSKVTFLGHDLFKSWGKVIGKGPYDLVIIDPPSFQKGSFLLTKDYQRVLRRLPELLTSEGTVLACMNDPAFGPDFLIDGVTREAPSLRFEQRLENPPEFPDADVECGLKALVFRQGD; translated from the coding sequence ATGAACCCAGACGCCCTCGCCACCCTGCACACTCACCTGCTGACCGCCCTGGCCAGCGCCCCGGCAGAAACCCGCCGCCTGTTCCACGGGCGTGGGCGTTGCTGGCCGGGTCTGGAGCAATTGACCGTCGATTGGTTGCAAGGCGTGGTACTGGTGTCGCTGTTCAAAGAGCCGGAACCGCTGCAACTGGAAGACTTGAAGCGGTTGCTGCTGGAGATCACCCAGTCAGCCGAGTGGCAGCAATCCGGTGCGCACACGCTGTTGCTGCAACACCGCTACCTGCTGCAAAGCACCACCGAATGGCTGCTCGGCGACGCGCTCGAGGAAATGACCATCACCGAGGGCGGCCTGCATTATCGGGTGGACCTGGGCCGCAAGCAGAATGCCGGGCTGTTCCTCGACATGCGCTACGGCCGTGATTGGGTGCGGGCCAATGCCGAGGGCAAGCGGGTACTGAACCTGTTCGCCTACACCTGCGGGTTTTCGGTCACGGCCATCGAAGGTGGCGCGGCGCACGTGGTCAATCTGGACATGTCCAGCTCGGCCCTGAGCCGTGGCCGCGACAATCACCGGCTCAACGGCCACGACTTGAGCAAGGTGACGTTCCTTGGCCACGACCTGTTCAAGTCCTGGGGCAAAGTGATCGGCAAAGGGCCGTACGATCTGGTGATCATCGACCCGCCGTCGTTTCAGAAAGGCAGTTTTCTGCTGACCAAGGACTATCAGCGAGTATTGCGCCGCTTGCCGGAACTGCTCACGTCCGAGGGCACGGTGCTGGCCTGCATGAACGATCCAGCGTTCGGCCCGGACTTCCTGATCGACGGCGTCACCCGCGAGGCGCCGAGCCTGCGTTTCGAACAACGACTGGAAAACCCGCCGGAGTTTCCCGATGCCGATGTTGAGTGCGGGTTGAAGGCGTTGGTGTTTCGGCAGGGGGATTGA